The genome window GGGCCGGCTTGTTGAACGCAAACTCCTTCCCGGCATATTTTTGCATGATCAGGTTGAGGATCCGCGTTTTTTCCACAAGGTCTCCAATGAATTCGATACGGCCGTATGCCAGCACGCTGCGGTATTTCATGCTCCAGCTGCACGCTACCTCCAGGTGCTGGTAACGCAGCACATAATCGGTGCTGAAGGCAATGCAGACATTGTTATTCTGTTCGAGAATGGTTATTTTTTTCCCTTCCGGGGCAGAATGCAAATAGATAATCCCGTCCTCGTAACCAAAATTGAACGGTAAAACATATGGCTTGTTTTCCGCATCAACCATTCCGACGTGGCAGACCTCGCATTTATGGATGATCTCATTTATAGCTTGTCGGGAATCAAGGGTACGGCTTTTCATGTGGAATGCTTTTTCCAGGTGTTGATCAGTGAATTGATAGCAGAAATAATCAGGCTGAACAGCAATGCCCACCAGAATCCGTCCACCTCGAAACGCGCTCCGATCAGGTGGTCCGCTATCAGAATA of Bacteroidales bacterium contains these proteins:
- a CDS encoding pyridoxamine 5'-phosphate oxidase family protein — encoded protein: MKSRTLDSRQAINEIIHKCEVCHVGMVDAENKPYVLPFNFGYEDGIIYLHSAPEGKKITILEQNNNVCIAFSTDYVLRYQHLEVACSWSMKYRSVLAYGRIEFIGDLVEKTRILNLIMQKYAGKEFAFNKPALVNVKVYKCVVERFEGKVYGY